TGCGGTTCTACGAGCTGAACGGCGGCCGGATCACGCTCGACGGCGTCGACATCACCGAGCTGACCCGGCATGACCTGCGGTCGCGGATCGGGATGGTGCTGCAGGACACCTGGTTGTTCGGTGGGACGATCCGGGACAACATCCTGTACGGCAATCTCAAGGCGACCGAGGAGGACATGCTCGCGGCCGCGAAGGCGACGTACGTGGACCGCTTCGTGCACAGCCTGCCCGACGGGTACGACACGGTGATCGACGAGGAAGGCAGCAACGTCAGCGCGGGTGAGAAGCAGTTGCTCACCATCGCCCGGGCCTTCCTGGCCGACCCGCAACTGCTGATCCTGGACGAGGCGACCAGCTCGGTCGACACCCGCACCGAGGTGCTGGTGCAACGTGCGATGGCCGCGCTGCGCTCGGACCGGACCAGCTTCGTGATCGCCCACCGGCTGTCCACGATCCGCGACGCGGACCTGATCCTGGTCATGGAGGACGGCTCGATCGTTGAACAAGGCAACCACCACGAACTCCTCGCGGTGGACGGCGCCTACGCCCGCCTCTACAACGCCCAGTTCAGCGCCGCCGTCGTCGACCACGACGGCGACGAACCGGCCCCCACCCCGGTCCCACCCGTCCCCACCACAGCCCAACTGATCACCGACGACGAAGACGAGTCAGCCCTCACCCCCTGACCCCATCCCCACCTCGAGAAGGGGACGCCCACCCGGGCGTCCCCTTCCTTGTGGATTGAGAGGACAACCCGCGGTGGGCATGCATGGGGGCGCGCCGATCAGGTTGGGAGGGTGGCGAGGACGTAGTCGCGGAACTCGGGCGGGGTGGAGAACATTGGCATGTGGTCGGCGGTGGGGATGGTGGTGAGGGTGGCGTTGGGGGTCTGGGCGGTCAGGCGTTGGGCCCAGAGTTGGGTGGCTTGGAAGTCGCGGTGGCCGATGAGGACGGAGATCGGCGGCTCGAGTTCGGTGAAGCGGGTCTTGATCGGCGGGTCGAGTTCGAGGCCGTAGTACTCGGTCATGAGGCGCATCCGGGCGTTGGCGATCTGGAGGCCGATCAGGAGGCGGCGGGCGTTCTGTGGCGCGGCGGGACACCAAGCGTCGACGTCGAGGGCCGCGACGGCCGGGATGCCGTCGGCGGCCAGGACCTTTTCGCAGTCGGCGAAGTGGCGACGCATCACCTCGCGGGCCGCGGCCTCCTCGGGCGACGGGTCGGGGAACTCGCCGAAGGACGGGGCAACGGCACACACGTGCGTCACCCGCTCCGGGTGGCGATGTGCGAACCCCAACGCGCGACGACCACCCTCCGAGACCCCTACGAGAACCGCCTGGGAGACACCGGCTGCGTCGAGTACCGCGGTGAGGTCGTCGATCTCGCTGTACGGTCCGTACGCCGGTGCCGACAGCCCGGTGTCGCGATAGTCCCACGTGGTGACGCGCGCCCGTTCGGCCAACCAGTCGACGGTCGAGTCCCACATCCGGAGGTCGGCCAACCCTCCGCCGAGGAGCACCACATCGGGCCCGCGACCGTGCTGCTCGTAGTACAGGTAGCCGCCTGGTACGTCGACGAAGTCCTTCGTGTGCTCAGCCATGCACGAAGTCTCAGCCGCCGGCCGGGTCCGCGGTATCGGGAATTCTCCCTATCTGGCCAACCGAGTGGCGATCGGTTTCGGGATCGGGAGACCGCGACGGGTGAGTTCGTTGACGAAGGCCCGTACTGCGGAGTCGCCCGCGGCTGGGGTGAGGGCGACGATGTCGCGGGTCAGCGGAGGAGCGAGACGGCGGATGGTGCCGGTGTAGCCGGAGGGTAGGGCTGTGGTGGGGACGAGTGCGACGCCCAAGCCGGCCGCCGCGAGCTCGGCTGCGGTGGTGGTTTGGCGGGTGCGCATCACCGGAGTGAAGGCGACGCCGTGGCCGGCGAGGACTTCGGTGAGCCAGGCGTGCAGGCCGTTCTCCGGGTCATAACCGATGGTCCGGTACTGCGAGATGTCGGCGAGGCTGACCGAGTCGGTCGTGGCCAGTGGGTGGCTGGGAGTCATCGCGGCGACCAGTTCCTCGGTGCCGATGAGGTCGACGGTGGCCTGCCAGGTGGTCGGGCGGGGGCCGACGGCGAGGTCGGCCTGACCGGATTCGACCAGGCCGGCCAGGGCGTCGGCGCTGGTGAGTTCGGTGAGGGTGAGCTGGATTCCTGGGCGACGGCGGTGCCAGGTTCGCAGTACGGGGGCCAGCAGGCCGGCGGTCATGCTGGCGGCGCAGGCGATGCGGAGGTGACCTTCGGTGCCTTTGGCAACGGCTTGTCCGACGGTGACGACCCGCTCGGCGGCGGCGAGGGCGGCGCGGGCCTCGTCGGCGACGGCGCGGCCCGCGGTGGTCGGGCGGACGCCGCGGGGGAGGCGTTCGAGGAGAGGAGTGCCGATCTCGCGCTCGAGACCGGCCAATTGGTGTGACAGCGCCGGCTGGGAGAGATGCAGAGTCGCGGCGGCCTTCGTGACCGAGCCCGTGTCGAGGACGGCGACGAGGCATTCCAGGGCTCGCAGCGTTGTCATTCGTTCAGTTTATGGGAACTGTCGAGAAGCTTCATGGCACGACGGGATGCCGGCGGCCGTACCAGCGCGTTGGAAGGAGGGCAAGCACCGATCAAGGAGGACACATGAGCGTGGAACTACAGGGCAAGACGATGGTCGTCGCGGGCGGTAGTTCGGGCATCGGACGCCGGCTCGCCACTGACGCCGCCGCGGCCGGAGCCCGCGTGCTGCTCGCCGGCCGCAACCGGGAGAAGCTGGCCGCCTCGCTCGACGGCGCGGCGATCGAGGCGGCGACCGAGGCCGCGATCGGGGCGGCGATCGGGGCGGAGACCGAGGCTGCGACCGGGATGGCGATCGAGGTGGCGGAAGTGGATCTGGCCGACGAGGCGTCGATCGCGGCGTTGGCCGAGCGCGTGGGGACTGTCGACTATCTGGTGAGTGTCGCGAACGCCTCCGCGAACGGACCGCTCGGCGCGCTCGAGCGGTCCGCCGTACTGGCCGCGTTCGATGCGAAGGTGATCGGGGCGATCATGCTGGCCAAGCACTTCGGGCCGCGGTTCGCCGAGGGTGGGGCGATGTTGCTGTTCTCGGGGATCGTGGGCTGGCGGCCGTCGGCGGGAAAGACGGTGACGACGGCAACCAACGGTGCGGTCAGCTTCCTGGCTTCGGCGCTCGCGGTGGAGTTGGCACCGGTCCGGGTGAACGCTCTCTCGCCCGGGATCATCGACTCCGGCGCGTGGGACGGCCTGGGGGAAGGCAAGCAGAAGTTGTTCGACAACACCGCCGCGAAGGTGCCGGCGCGACGGATCGGTCAACTGGCCGACGTTTCGTCCGCGGCCCTGCTCGCCCTCACCAACCCGTTCATCACCGGTGAAACCCTGCACGTCGACGGCGGCGCCCGCTACGCCTAGGGACTGGGCGGCGGCATCGACAACCTTTGAACGGTTCACGGCGTCAGTGCAGTGAGCAAGGTGAAACAGTCGTCGGGGAGGCAGTGGTGGTTGTTCTGGGGATCTCACTCCTCAGTGGCTGGCTACCGGTGTCGATGGAGGCTGCGGCCGCTGTCGCCCTGGTAGCAGCGGTTATCAGGCGAGATCGACGATGGGCCACCCGCAGATTACCCTTCATCGCCGGAGCGGCGTTGGTGCTCGCCTTGGGCGCTGCCGCCGCGAGCCGGCCGTTGTTCGGCATCACGGATCCACTGCCGCTGTCTGTCTGGGTCTGGCTCGGAATGGCAGCGGCCGCACTGCTGGTGGTGACCATCGGCTGGCCGAGCGCCCGGTGGTGGCAGAGCGTCAGTGGCGTGGTCGCGCTCGGACTGGCCTGCCTCGTTTGCGGCAACAGCGTGAACCAGTTCGTCGGCTACTACCCGACGCTCGAATCGGCCATGGCCGCGCTGAGAGGACGCCCGCCCGCAGGCCAGATCACCCTGCAGCAGCTACACGGCAGCCGGCTGCCGGACGCCGCCCAGACCGGCGAACTGGTGAGCGTCGACATCCCGTCCTCGGCAGCGACCTTCAGCCCACGACGGGAGCTCGTCTACCTCCCGCCCGTCTGGTTCCGGCACGGACACCGGCCGCTGCCTGCCGTCGAGATGATCGGTGCCGAGCACGCCGCACCGGAGAACTGGGTGCGGATCGGCGGCGCGGTGCGGGCCAGCAATGCCTACGCGGCTCACCACCAGGGCCGGGCCCCGATCCTGGTCTTCGTCGACGCCACCGAGTCGTTCAACAACGACACCGAATGCGTGAACGGCCCGCACGGCACCGCTGAGGACTACCTGGTCAAGGACGTGCCACGGTTCGTCATCGCGACCTTCGGCGCTTCGCGCGACCCGCGCCACTGGGGCGTTCTCGGCTTCTCGATGGGCGGCACTTGCGCGATCGGCCTGACGGTCGAGCACCCGCAGACGTTCGGGCACTTCGTCGACATCGACGGCGATCTCGGCCCGAACGTCGGCACCAAGGCGCAGACGATCGCGACCCTGTACGGCGGGTCGGCGACGGCCTGGGCTGCCCACGACCCGCTCACGGTAATGGCGCGCCACGGCCATTACCGAGACGTCACCGGCAGGTTCGTCAACGGCAGCAACGAGCACCTGCTGATCAAAGAGTCGAAGCAACTCGCCGCCGCCTGTCACAAGGTCGCCATTCCCGCCGAAGTCGTCGTCCAGCACGGCAGCCACGTCTGGCAGTTCGCCGAGAACGTCTTCGCCCGGACCTTGCCCTGGCTCAGCGCCCAACTCGACCTCTCGTAACCGGGCCTCGGACTGCTACCAGAGCCTCGCAACAGCTGAGATCTAAAGCCCCCTGACCAGGCGGCGTACGGCGAGTTCGGCGAGGAGGCCGGCGGCGTCCGGCAGGACCGAGTCGTCGAAGGTGGCCAAGGGGGAGTGGTTGTCGGCGGCGGCCTCGGGGTCGGGCCCGGCGCAGGCGCTGACGTTGAGGTAGACGCCCGGGACCTCGTTGAGGACGTAGGACATGTCCTCGGCACCGCAGCGCGGGTTCGCGCGTTCGCGGAACCGGTCGGGGCCGAACAGATCGACGATCGTGTCGCGGGCGAACTCGTACTCGGCCGGATTGTTCACCGTCACCGGGTAGCCGATCTGGTACTGCACCTCGGCCGTCAGCCCGTGCGCGGCCGCCATCGACTCGACCAGCCGGGTCGACGTCAGCTGCACCTTCGCCCGGGCCTGCTCGGAGAACGTCCGGACCGTCGCGTCGAAGAACGCGTCGTCGGGAATGATGTTCTCCTTGGTGCCACCCGCGATCCGCCCGACCGTGAGCACGACCGGGTCGAAGACGTCGAACTGCCGGGTGATCATCGTCTGCAGCGCGGTCACCATCTCGCAGGCGACCGGAATCGGGTCCTTGCCCCGGTACGGCGTCGACCCGTGCGTACCGGCGCCGACGACCCGCACGTGCAACTGGTCGGCCGCGGCCATGAACGAGCCCGGCTTGCTGCTCCACATCCCGAACGGCTGCCCCGCCGACCCGACATGCAGACCGTACGCCGCGTCCGCCCGCCGGCCCGCTGCCTCCAGCACACCCTCGCGGATCATGATCGGCGCGCCGCCGCTCGTCTCCTCACCGGGCTGGAACATGAACACCACATCGCCGGCGAGCTCCGCCCGCAGCTCGTGCAGCACCTTGGCGGCGCCGACCAGACCGGCGACGTGCAGATCGTGGCCGCAGGCATGCATCATGCCCGGATGCTTCGACGCATAAGGCACGTCGACCCGCTCGGTCACCGGCAACGCGTCCATGTCGCCACGCAGCAACACGACGGGGCCAGGCCCGCCACCGCCCCGCAGTACGGCGGTGACCGAGGACAGCTCCTTGCCCAGGGTGATCTCGAGGTCGAGACCCTCCAGTGCCCGCAGGACCAGCGCCTGGGACTTGGGCAGGTCGAGATCGTATTCGGGCACCTCGTGGAGCGCTCTGCGAAGCGCGATGATGTCGTCGGCGTGACGCTGGGCGATTTCGAGGGTGCGGCTCATGCAGTTCCTTCCAGAACGGGGTTTCAGGCCTTCGGGCCGAGGTTGAGGGCGGACATCACGCGCTGGGCGCTGCCGCCGAGTTCGAGCAGTTCGACCAGGTCGAGCCAGCGCTCGGGATCCTTCACCTCGGCCGGCAGGGTTGCGTCGACCGTGCCGACCGGCGCGTCCTTGGCCACCGCGACGACCTTCGGCGCGACGTCCAGGTAGTCGCTGGAGTCGAGGATCTTGCGCTTGACCGACGGCGACATCGGCGTCGACGGATCGGCCGCCGCCGTCCGGATCTCGTCGAGTCCGCCGTACGCCGTGATCAGCGAGGCGGCCGTCTTGTCGCCGACGCCCTTGACGCCGGGCAGCCCGTCGGAGGCGTCGCCGCGCAGCGTGGCGTAGTCGGCGTACCGGCTGGCGGGGATCTCGTACTTCGCCAGCAGCGCCTTCTCGTCGTACACCTCCGCGCGCCCGACGCCCTTCGCCGCGGTGTAGATGACCCGGATCCCGCGCGCGTCGTCGATCAGCTGGAACAGGTCGCGGTCGCCCGTGACCACGTCGACCGGCATCGTCGCCTGGTGCGACAAGGTGCCGATGACGTCGTCGGCCTCGTGGTCGGCGGCGCCGACGATCGTGATCCCGAGTGCTTCCAGACAGGCCCGGATGTACGGCACCTGGATCTCCAGCCGGTCCGGCACGTCCTCGACCTGGTCGCCGCCGGACGTCACGAACTCGACCCGCTGCGCCTTGTACGACGGGATCAGCGCGACCCGCCAGGACGGCCGCCAGTTGTCGTCCCAGCAGGCGACCAGGTGGCTCGGGCGGTGGTTCTCCACCAGCCGGGCGATGAAGTCGAGCAGCCCGCGGATCGCGTTGGTCGGCGTACCGTCGGCCGCCTTCATCGTGTCGGGCACGCCGAAGAAGGCGCGGAAGTACAGCGATGCCGTGTCGAGCAGCATCAGCCGCTGTCCGGCGATACCAGTCGTGGAGGTGGTCGTCTCAGCCATGAGGCGATGCTTTCATGCCGGGGTCTCGCGGCAGTAGGGTCACACTCGTGGAGGACCTGGATCGCAAGATCGTCGAGCTGCTCGCGTCCGACGGGCGGATGAGCTTCACCGACCTGGGCAAGGCGACCGGCCTGTCGACATCGGCCGTGCACCAGCGCGTCAAGCGGCTGGAACAGCGCGGCATCATCCTGGGGTACGCGGCAACGATCGACCACACCGCGCTCGACCTGCCACTGACCGCGCTGATCTCGATCCGCCCGATCGACCCGTCCCAGCCCGACGACTCGCCCGAGCGGCTGCGCGATGTCCGCGAGATCGAGTCCTGCTACTCGGTGGCCGGCGACTCCAGCTACGTCCTGATCGTCCGGGTCGCCACGCCGGCCGCGCTGGAGAACCTGCTGGCCGTGATCCGCGCCCGCGCCAACGTCTCCACGACGACGACGATCGTCCTGAGTACGCCGTACGAACGCCGCCCGCCCGCGCTCTGATCCTGTGCCGCGGTTCTGAGATCTGGAGGCCTGGTGGCTGATTCGCCGGGTGTCGCGCCGGGCCGTGCGCTGCTGCGGCCGTGGCACTTCGTACTCGCGTTCGGCATCGTCAGCCTGCTGGCCGACATGGTGTACGAGGGTGCCCGCAGCATCATCGGGCCGTACCTGGCGACGTTGGGCGCGTCGGCCACCGTGGTCGGGGTGGTTGCCGGGGCGGGTGAGTTCATCGGCTACGGGCTGCGGGTCGTCTCCGGGTACGCCGTACGCCGTACCGCTCACTACTGGACCTGGACGATCCTCGGCTACGGGCTGACCGTGCTCAGTGTTCCGCTCATCGGCGTGACGGGTGTGCTGGCGCCCGCTCTGCTTCTCTATGGGACGGAGCGGCTCGGGAAGGCTGTGCGGTCGCCGGCCAAGGACACGCTGCTGTCCCACGCGTCCGCGCAGACCGGTCGAGGCCGGGCGTTCGGCGTACATCAGGCTCTCGATCAGACCGGCGCCATGCTCGGGCCGCTGCTGCTGGCCGCAGTACTGGGGTGGCGGGACGGCAACTACCGTCTCGCCTTCGCTGTGCTGGCTGTCCCGGGTGTGTTGGTGCTGGTGCTGCTGTTCTGGCTGCGGCATCGAGTGCCGAACCCGCTGGCCTACGAAGCGAGCACTGACAAGCCTCAGTCAGGCACCGCGACATCGCAGCGCTTGCCTGCCCGGTACTGGCAGTACGTCGCAACTGTCGCAGTGCTGTCGTGTGGCGTGGCGTCGTTCCCGCTGCTCGCGTACCACGCACAGACCAACGGCCTGCTGACCGATGCGCAGGTGCCCGTTCTGTTCGCCGTGGCGATGTTCGTGGACGGCGTCAGTGGTCTCGTGATGGGTCGCGTCTACGACTCGTGGGGACCGCTCACACTGCTGGCAGTACCGGTCGCGGCGGCCGCGTCGGTGCTCGCGTTCAGCCATGGCGTGGTGTGGATCTGGATCGGCGTCGCCGTCTGGGGTGTGGTCAACGGCGTACTGGATTCCACGGTGAAGGCAGTGGTCACGGAGTTGGTGCCGAGCGGTTCGCGGGCGGTGGCTTTCGGGTGGCTGGCCTTCGTCCGCGGGCTCGGGCTGCTGATCGCGGGCGCGCTGTTGGGGGCGGCCTACGACCGGAGCATCTCGCTCGCCGTCGGGCTGGTGCTGGTTGCCAACGTCATCGCTTTTGGCGGGCTCGCGTGGATTCTGCGGAAGCTCCGGAGCTAGCTCAGGTGTCCTCGACGTGGCGCTGGTACTCGTTGCCGGTGTCGAAGAAGGTGTCGAGGTAGTCGTCGGGCGCCAGGTCGCTGGTGCGGATCAGCGAGTAGACCTCGGTACCGGACAGGATCGTGCTGACGTCGTCGCCCAGGTAGAAGCACTGCGCGAGGCCGAGGTAGGCCCAGGTGGTGCCGTCGATGTACTCCGCGGCTTCGTCCTCGGCCAGCTCGATCGCGGTCTCGAAATCGGCGGCCTGCCAGAGCGTGATCCGCTCCTCGTACGGCGACTCGTCGTCGTTGTCATCGATCAACTGGAAGACGCACCGAACGCTGTACCAGCCCATGGCACCCACCCCCATCAGTCTCCGAACCCTACTGGTTGGCAGCTGAGAGCGGGAGGCTCGGGCAAACCGCCCGCTGGTGTCGGGGTCCCCTGTGCGACGACACCAGCGGGGTGCGGTCAGCTGATCTGGATCAGTTTCTGGGACTCGGCCGCCTCGCGGGACGCGGCCGCCTGGGCGGAGGCCTTCGCGATCGAGTCGCCGGCGTGCTGGCGCCACCAGTCCTGGCCCTCGGCGGGCAGGGTGTCGATCGGGTCGTAGTACTCGTAGGTGCGGTTCAGCGCCTCCGGGTCCTGCTGCTCGATCCCGGTGCGGTAGTTCTTCTTCCAGTACGAGATGCCGCGCACCTCGTCGTACTCCGACAACTGGTGCACCCAGCGCTTCCCGACGTACGGCACGTCGCAGACGATCCGCGGCGTCGCGAACCCCGGCAGGTACCCGAGGATCCCGTGCTGCAAGTGCTGCGCGTCCTTCACCGAAACTCGCCAGTGCTCGGAGAACGGGATCATGTCGCACATGTAGAAGTAGTACGGCGTGATGGTGGCGCCGTCGAGCAGGGCGAAGCACAGGTCCAGCAACTGCGGCACCGAGTCGTTCACACCGCGCATGAGCACGCCTTGGTTGCGTACGTCGCGCAGACCCGCCTCGAACATCGCCTTGGTCGCCTCGGCCACCAGGGGAGTCACCGACTGGGCTGCGTTCACGTGCGTGTGCATGGCGATCATCACGCCACGCTGCCGGCCTAGCAGAGCGACCCGCTCGACACCGGCCCGTACGTCGTCCGACAGCCAGTGCTGCGGCATGCCCATCAGCGCCTTGGTCGCCAGCCGGATGTCGCGGATGTTCTCGATCTCCAGCAGGCTGGTGAGGAACGACTCCAGCCGCGGCCAGGGCATGTTGGCCACGTCACCACCGGACACGACCACGTCGCGCACACCCGGCGTACGGCGCAGGTAGTCGAGCATGTCGTCCAGGCGCTGCTGCGGCTTGATGGTGAACTTCAGCTTGTCGATCACCGGCGTCGAGTTGCCGACCAGGTCCATCCGGGTGCAGTGACCGCAGTACTGCGGGCAGGTCGGCAGAATCTCCGCCAGCACCTTGGTCGGGTAGCGGTGGGTCAACCCCTCCGTGGCCCACATCTCGTGCTCGTGCAGCGAGTCCCGGGTCGCGTGCGGGTGCGACGCCCAGTCGGTGCGCCGGTCCGTGAACATCGGCAGCATGTAGCGGCGTACCGGATCTGCGTAGAAGGCTGCCGTGTAGTCGTCGGCGCCCTCGGGAACGATCGTGTTCAGCATCTGCGGCGGCAGCAGCATCGACATCGTGGCCCGCTCGGCCTGGTCACGCTCGAGGTCCTCGTAGACGCGCTCCTCGAGCAGGTGGCCCATCACGTCGCGCAACTGCTTCACGTTCTTCACGCAGTGCGAGCGCTGCCACTGCACGGAGCGCCACTCCTCGGCGGTCACGTCCTTGAACCCCGGCATCCGGGTCCAGTCGGGCTCGACGAGCTCGGCCCGGCGGTACGCGTACGGCTGCCCGTTGAGTTCGGCAGCGGCAAGCTCCGGGCTGATCAGATCGGTCACGAGTCCTCCTGGGGCTCCACTACGGCGTCGGTCTCATGTGAGGATAGCGATAGAACTTATGGTAGATCCAACGGAACACCGCAAGATTTCCGTCAGATGTCTATCAGAGTAGTATTTTGCCCGGCCATCGGCGAGTCTCGCCACCAGCCGCTCGACGAAGGAGGCCTTGTGCCGAACACTGCTGGTTCACCTGTCGGACTGCACCGCGTGCTCGAACCGGCCGGCGTACTGCCGCAGGCCGCGCGGAAGCTCGACGCGTCGCCCGAGTTGTGGCCGGACGAGGTCCGGATCTCGGTCGAACGGCTGAACCTGGACGCCGCGTCGTACCGGCAGCTGGCCGAGGCGCACGACGGCGACGGGGAAGCGGTGAAGCAGGCGGTGCTCGGGATCGTGGCCGAGCGGGGCAAGATGCAGAACCCGGTGACGGGTTCCGGCGGGATGCTCGTCGGCGTCGTCGAGGAGGTCGGCCCCGAGTCGCCGCTCGGGGTCCAGCAGGGCGACCGGGTTGCGACGCTCGTCTCGTTGACCCTGACGCCGCTGCGGATCACCGACGGACTGGCCCGCTGGGACGGCCGCGGCGAGCAGGTTCCCGCCGAGGGACACGCGATTCTCTTCGCCCGCTCGATCGTGGCGAAGCTGCCCGACGACCTGGTGCCGGAGCTGTCGCTCGCGGTGATGGACGTCTGCGGCGCGCCCGCTCTGACGGCGCGAGTGGTGGCCCAGTATGTCGACAAAGGCACAAAGCCTGTCGTGTCAGTAGTTGGC
The Kribbella voronezhensis DNA segment above includes these coding regions:
- a CDS encoding alpha/beta fold hydrolase encodes the protein MAEHTKDFVDVPGGYLYYEQHGRGPDVVLLGGGLADLRMWDSTVDWLAERARVTTWDYRDTGLSAPAYGPYSEIDDLTAVLDAAGVSQAVLVGVSEGGRRALGFAHRHPERVTHVCAVAPSFGEFPDPSPEEAAAREVMRRHFADCEKVLAADGIPAVAALDVDAWCPAAPQNARRLLIGLQIANARMRLMTEYYGLELDPPIKTRFTELEPPISVLIGHRDFQATQLWAQRLTAQTPNATLTTIPTADHMPMFSTPPEFRDYVLATLPT
- a CDS encoding LysR family transcriptional regulator, giving the protein MTTLRALECLVAVLDTGSVTKAAATLHLSQPALSHQLAGLEREIGTPLLERLPRGVRPTTAGRAVADEARAALAAAERVVTVGQAVAKGTEGHLRIACAASMTAGLLAPVLRTWHRRRPGIQLTLTELTSADALAGLVESGQADLAVGPRPTTWQATVDLIGTEELVAAMTPSHPLATTDSVSLADISQYRTIGYDPENGLHAWLTEVLAGHGVAFTPVMRTRQTTTAAELAAAGLGVALVPTTALPSGYTGTIRRLAPPLTRDIVALTPAAGDSAVRAFVNELTRRGLPIPKPIATRLAR
- a CDS encoding SDR family oxidoreductase; this translates as MSVELQGKTMVVAGGSSGIGRRLATDAAAAGARVLLAGRNREKLAASLDGAAIEAATEAAIGAAIGAETEAATGMAIEVAEVDLADEASIAALAERVGTVDYLVSVANASANGPLGALERSAVLAAFDAKVIGAIMLAKHFGPRFAEGGAMLLFSGIVGWRPSAGKTVTTATNGAVSFLASALAVELAPVRVNALSPGIIDSGAWDGLGEGKQKLFDNTAAKVPARRIGQLADVSSAALLALTNPFITGETLHVDGGARYA
- a CDS encoding alpha/beta hydrolase, with the translated sequence MVVLGISLLSGWLPVSMEAAAAVALVAAVIRRDRRWATRRLPFIAGAALVLALGAAAASRPLFGITDPLPLSVWVWLGMAAAALLVVTIGWPSARWWQSVSGVVALGLACLVCGNSVNQFVGYYPTLESAMAALRGRPPAGQITLQQLHGSRLPDAAQTGELVSVDIPSSAATFSPRRELVYLPPVWFRHGHRPLPAVEMIGAEHAAPENWVRIGGAVRASNAYAAHHQGRAPILVFVDATESFNNDTECVNGPHGTAEDYLVKDVPRFVIATFGASRDPRHWGVLGFSMGGTCAIGLTVEHPQTFGHFVDIDGDLGPNVGTKAQTIATLYGGSATAWAAHDPLTVMARHGHYRDVTGRFVNGSNEHLLIKESKQLAAACHKVAIPAEVVVQHGSHVWQFAENVFARTLPWLSAQLDLS
- a CDS encoding M20 metallopeptidase family protein; this encodes MSRTLEIAQRHADDIIALRRALHEVPEYDLDLPKSQALVLRALEGLDLEITLGKELSSVTAVLRGGGGPGPVVLLRGDMDALPVTERVDVPYASKHPGMMHACGHDLHVAGLVGAAKVLHELRAELAGDVVFMFQPGEETSGGAPIMIREGVLEAAGRRADAAYGLHVGSAGQPFGMWSSKPGSFMAAADQLHVRVVGAGTHGSTPYRGKDPIPVACEMVTALQTMITRQFDVFDPVVLTVGRIAGGTKENIIPDDAFFDATVRTFSEQARAKVQLTSTRLVESMAAAHGLTAEVQYQIGYPVTVNNPAEYEFARDTIVDLFGPDRFRERANPRCGAEDMSYVLNEVPGVYLNVSACAGPDPEAAADNHSPLATFDDSVLPDAAGLLAELAVRRLVRGL
- a CDS encoding 5'-3' exonuclease H3TH domain-containing protein, with protein sequence MLLDTASLYFRAFFGVPDTMKAADGTPTNAIRGLLDFIARLVENHRPSHLVACWDDNWRPSWRVALIPSYKAQRVEFVTSGGDQVEDVPDRLEIQVPYIRACLEALGITIVGAADHEADDVIGTLSHQATMPVDVVTGDRDLFQLIDDARGIRVIYTAAKGVGRAEVYDEKALLAKYEIPASRYADYATLRGDASDGLPGVKGVGDKTAASLITAYGGLDEIRTAAADPSTPMSPSVKRKILDSSDYLDVAPKVVAVAKDAPVGTVDATLPAEVKDPERWLDLVELLELGGSAQRVMSALNLGPKA
- a CDS encoding Lrp/AsnC family transcriptional regulator, whose translation is MEDLDRKIVELLASDGRMSFTDLGKATGLSTSAVHQRVKRLEQRGIILGYAATIDHTALDLPLTALISIRPIDPSQPDDSPERLRDVREIESCYSVAGDSSYVLIVRVATPAALENLLAVIRARANVSTTTTIVLSTPYERRPPAL
- a CDS encoding MFS transporter, yielding MADSPGVAPGRALLRPWHFVLAFGIVSLLADMVYEGARSIIGPYLATLGASATVVGVVAGAGEFIGYGLRVVSGYAVRRTAHYWTWTILGYGLTVLSVPLIGVTGVLAPALLLYGTERLGKAVRSPAKDTLLSHASAQTGRGRAFGVHQALDQTGAMLGPLLLAAVLGWRDGNYRLAFAVLAVPGVLVLVLLFWLRHRVPNPLAYEASTDKPQSGTATSQRLPARYWQYVATVAVLSCGVASFPLLAYHAQTNGLLTDAQVPVLFAVAMFVDGVSGLVMGRVYDSWGPLTLLAVPVAAAASVLAFSHGVVWIWIGVAVWGVVNGVLDSTVKAVVTELVPSGSRAVAFGWLAFVRGLGLLIAGALLGAAYDRSISLAVGLVLVANVIAFGGLAWILRKLRS
- a CDS encoding DUF4288 domain-containing protein, whose amino-acid sequence is MGWYSVRCVFQLIDDNDDESPYEERITLWQAADFETAIELAEDEAAEYIDGTTWAYLGLAQCFYLGDDVSTILSGTEVYSLIRTSDLAPDDYLDTFFDTGNEYQRHVEDT
- a CDS encoding KamA family radical SAM protein: MTDLISPELAAAELNGQPYAYRRAELVEPDWTRMPGFKDVTAEEWRSVQWQRSHCVKNVKQLRDVMGHLLEERVYEDLERDQAERATMSMLLPPQMLNTIVPEGADDYTAAFYADPVRRYMLPMFTDRRTDWASHPHATRDSLHEHEMWATEGLTHRYPTKVLAEILPTCPQYCGHCTRMDLVGNSTPVIDKLKFTIKPQQRLDDMLDYLRRTPGVRDVVVSGGDVANMPWPRLESFLTSLLEIENIRDIRLATKALMGMPQHWLSDDVRAGVERVALLGRQRGVMIAMHTHVNAAQSVTPLVAEATKAMFEAGLRDVRNQGVLMRGVNDSVPQLLDLCFALLDGATITPYYFYMCDMIPFSEHWRVSVKDAQHLQHGILGYLPGFATPRIVCDVPYVGKRWVHQLSEYDEVRGISYWKKNYRTGIEQQDPEALNRTYEYYDPIDTLPAEGQDWWRQHAGDSIAKASAQAAASREAAESQKLIQIS
- a CDS encoding L-erythro-3,5-diaminohexanoate dehydrogenase, which produces MPNTAGSPVGLHRVLEPAGVLPQAARKLDASPELWPDEVRISVERLNLDAASYRQLAEAHDGDGEAVKQAVLGIVAERGKMQNPVTGSGGMLVGVVEEVGPESPLGVQQGDRVATLVSLTLTPLRITDGLARWDGRGEQVPAEGHAILFARSIVAKLPDDLVPELSLAVMDVCGAPALTARVVAQYVDKGTKPVVSVVGGAGKSGSLSLAAARRAGAARTIGIVPVEAEKTKLEAAGLADQVALADARDPVALAQAVEAAGGPADITVVCVDVPGCEHGAVLSTAAGGTVIFFSMATSFSAAALGAEGLAADVTMLVGNGYVPGHADYAMDLLRSERGVRELFEGRLAAEGQD